Proteins encoded in a region of the Scatophagus argus isolate fScaArg1 chromosome 1, fScaArg1.pri, whole genome shotgun sequence genome:
- the LOC124063210 gene encoding potassium voltage-gated channel subfamily G member 4-like: MPIISNANHDFSTYSISSDDSSLDRFFTEIPETETIKGVYFQRAQLLRDPKASYVVDHTLQVLINVGGNRYTFPWSTLEQFPQSRLGRLRFCTTPEEIARLCDDYDETCKEYFFDRNPTAFRVILNFLAAGKLRLLRELCAVSLHDELDYWGVDLGHMERCCRRRMITRVEEVAERERKEEEWRQKRVMLKKSTIRAEKGYRRLTWMLREVVENPQSGLAGKMFACLSVVMVLVTVISLCISTMPDLRDEETRGECSQRCHSMFVVESICVAWFTLEFVLRFVNAQSKLAFARGPLNIIDAIAILPYYVSLVVDVRDESQEDVIMGSGRGYLDKLSLILRLLRALRILYVMRLARHSLGLQTLGLTMQRSMREFGLLLLFVCVAVTLFSPLVHLAESELAPFAATHPHHSFSSIPASYWWAIISMTTVGYGDMVPRSIPGQIVALTSILSGILIMAFPATSIFHTFSRSYQELKQEYERLWKEERDEEEAAVSEDSWSKVDLSPDEHTSASKEDNDRLMSNRSHESTLPSTAF, translated from the exons ATGCCCATCATCAGTAATGCCAACCATGACTTCAGCACCTACTCGATCAGCAGTGACGACAGCAGCCTCGACCGCTTCTTCACTGAGATCCCGGAGACCGAGACCATAAAGGGGGTTTACTTCCAGCGAGCCCAGCTGCTTCGGGACCCCAAGGCCTCGTATGTGGTTGACCACACCCTGCAGGTTCTCATCAATGTCGGGGGCAACCGGTACACCTTCCCTTGGAGCACCTTGGAGCAGTTCCCCCAGAGTCGCCTTGGACGGCTGCGCTTCTGCACCACCCCTGAGGAGATCGCACGGCTCTGCGACGACTATGATGAAACGTGCAAGGAATACTTTTTTGACCGAAACCCGACAGCCTTCAGGGTCATCCTCAACTTCCTGGCTGCGGGCAAACTGCGTCTGCTTCGGGAACTGTGTGCCGTGTCGCTGCACGACGAGCTTGACTACTGGGGTGTGGACCTGGGCCACATGGAGCGCTGTTGTCGTCGTCGCATGATCACCCgtgtggaggaggtggcagAGCGAGAGCGCAAAGAAGAGGAGTGGAGGCAGAAGAGGGTGATGCTAAAGAAAAGCACCATACGGGCTGAAAAAGGCTATCGGAGACTGACCTGGATGCTGCGAGAAGTGGTGGAAAACCCTCAGTCAGGGCTGGCCGGGAAGATGTTCGCCTGCCTCTCTGTCGTCATGGTGCTGGTCACCGTCATCAGCCTGTGCATCAGCACCATGCCGGACCTCAGAGATGAAGAGACCAGG ggCGAGTGCTCCCAGAGGTGTCACAGCATGTTCGTGGTGGAGTCCATCTGTGTGGCGTGGTTCACCTTGGAGTTCGTGCTGCGATTTGTCAACGCTCAGAGCAAGCTGGCCTTCGCTCGTGGTCCCCTCAACATCATCGACGCCATCGCCATCCTGCCGTACTACGTGTCCTTGGTCGTCGATGTCAGAGATGAGTCGCAGGAGGATGTCATCATGGGTTCCGGCAGAGGCTATCTGGACAAACTGAGTCTCATCCTGCGGCTGCTTCGGGCCCTGCGGATCCTGTACGTCATGCGGCTGGCCCGCCACTCTCTGGGCCTGCAGACTTTAGGTCTGACCATGCAGCGCAGCATGAGGGAGTtcggcctgctgctgctgttcgtCTGCGTGGCCGTGACCCTCTTCTCGCCTCTGGTTCACCTGGCAGAGAGCGAACTGGCGCCGTTTGCCGCCACGCACCCCCACCACAGCTTCAGCAGCATCCCGGCCTCCTACTGGTGGGCTATCATCTCTATGACGACGGTGGGCTACGGCGACATGGTGCCACGCAGCATCCCCGGACAGATAGTCGCGCTGACCAGCATCCTGAGTGGCATCCTCATCATGGCGTTCCCCGCCACATCCATCTTCCACACCTTCTCCCGCTCTTATCAGGAGCTCAAGCAAGAGTATGAGCGTCTGTGGAAGGAGGAGCGAGACGAGGAAGAGGCTGCCGTGTCCGAGGACAGTTGGTCCAAAGTCGATTTGTCACCAGATGAGCACACGTCCGCGTCCAAGGAAGACAACGACAGACTGATGTCAAACAGGAGTCATGAGTCCACACTTCCATCCACAGCTTTCTGA
- the LOC124069467 gene encoding C-C motif chemokine 17-like translates to MKTLVTLVLVALICFLCHNSEAAVAPNALFQQCCPKCAKMRIPKEKVKHMAKTSSDCKLNAIIVKTVCNKTICLDGNLVWAQKMFNEFKEKPFSTINTTCH, encoded by the exons ATGAAGACTCTGGTGACTCTCGTTCTCGTCGCTCTCATCTGCTTCCTGTGTCACAACTCTGAAG cTGCAGTCGCACCAAACGCTTTGTTTCAGCAATGCTGTCCGAAATGCGCTAAGATGCGGATTCCTAAGGAAAAGGTGAAGCACATGGCCAAGACCTCCAGTGACTGTAAGCTCAACGCCATCAT AGTCAAGACTGTGTGCAATAAGACAATTTGTCTCGATGGCAACTTGGTTTGGGCGCAGAAGATGTTCAACGAATTTAAGGAAAAGCCATTCTCAACTATAAACACAACCTGTCACTGA